A window of Harpia harpyja isolate bHarHar1 chromosome 23, bHarHar1 primary haplotype, whole genome shotgun sequence contains these coding sequences:
- the GLIPR1 gene encoding glioma pathogenesis-related protein 1 isoform X1: protein MTSRFAACVLALLHFCRSSDSYEPPTLPDAGDPKFIEECVQTHNRFRSGVNPPASNMLYMSWDPDLAKTAKAWAKKCLFKHNTYLKDPGQAHPKFTPVGENLWTGSLSIFTVQTAITSWYDEVSAYNYATNNCRGACGHYTQIVWATSYKVGCAVHFCPSVAYSSITNAAHFICNYGPAGNYPGHPYKTGAACSDCNGEQCAGKLCQNAERDKVISDSRWHPDWDRPACDEYCITIIALRPLLLILTILATWLLPKYWSVAPASE from the exons ATGACGAGCAGATTTGCTGCTTGTGTGCTGGCTTTACTGCACTTCTGTCGTTCCTCTGACTCCTATGAACCACCGACATTGCCCGATGCTGGAGATCCAAAGTTTATTGAGGAATGTGTGCAAACCCATAACAGATTCCGGTCTGGAGTGAATCCACCAGCCAGCAACATGCTCTACATG AGTTGGGATCCGGATTTGGCAAAGACTGCGAAGGCTTGGGCAAAGAAATGCCTGTTTAAACACAATACGTACCTCAAAGATCCAGGGCAGGCTCACCCCAAATTTACCCCCGTTGGAGAAAATCTCTGGACTGGCTCACTTTCTATTTTTACTGTGCAAACAGCCATCACCTCTTGGTACGATGAGGTCAGCGCCTACAATTATGCCACCAATAACTGCAGAGGAGCATGCGGCCACTATACACAG ATTGTTTGGGCTACAAGCTACAAGGTTGGCTGTGCTGTTCACTTCTGTCCCAGCGTGGCATACTCCTCCATAACCAACGCAGCACACTTCATCTGCAACTATGGGCCGGC TGGGAATTACCCAGGGCACCCGTACAAGACGGGAGCAGCGTGCAGTGACTGCAACGGCGAGCAGTGTGCTGGCAAGCTGTGTC aaaATGCAGAGCGTGACAAAGTCATTA GTGATTCCAGGTGGCATCCAGACTGGGACAGACCTGCATGTGATGAGTACTGCATCACCATTATTGCTTTAAGGCCATTACTCCTTATACTGACAATTTTGGCCACCTGGCTCCTACCAAAATACTGGTCTGTAGCACCTGCCAGTGAGTGA
- the GLIPR1 gene encoding glioma pathogenesis-related protein 1 isoform X2 — MTSRFAACVLALLHFCRSSDSYEPPTLPDAGDPKFIEECVQTHNRFRSGVNPPASNMLYMSWDPDLAKTAKAWAKKCLFKHNTYLKDPGQAHPKFTPVGENLWTGSLSIFTVQTAITSWYDEVSAYNYATNNCRGACGHYTQEENRTAIKQSDLAKQWPKTRQWQWLWAAVCGRTRSQLWQAVSASQGLRKYRHLKRCLQLLKHHVCIFPNHDSQRKRAKRGRGVPLPCNPAIANHSDGRAGWLATGALGFRF; from the exons ATGACGAGCAGATTTGCTGCTTGTGTGCTGGCTTTACTGCACTTCTGTCGTTCCTCTGACTCCTATGAACCACCGACATTGCCCGATGCTGGAGATCCAAAGTTTATTGAGGAATGTGTGCAAACCCATAACAGATTCCGGTCTGGAGTGAATCCACCAGCCAGCAACATGCTCTACATG AGTTGGGATCCGGATTTGGCAAAGACTGCGAAGGCTTGGGCAAAGAAATGCCTGTTTAAACACAATACGTACCTCAAAGATCCAGGGCAGGCTCACCCCAAATTTACCCCCGTTGGAGAAAATCTCTGGACTGGCTCACTTTCTATTTTTACTGTGCAAACAGCCATCACCTCTTGGTACGATGAGGTCAGCGCCTACAATTATGCCACCAATAACTGCAGAGGAGCATGCGGCCACTATACACAG gaaGAAAACAGGACAGCCATCAAGCAGTCAGATTTAGCCAAACAGTGGCCAAAAACCAGGCAATGGCAATGGCTGTGGGCTGCAGTGTGTGGCAGGACAAGGTCCCAGCTCTGGCAGGCAGTCTCTGCATCCCAAGGGCTGCGGAAATACCGGCACCTAAAGAGATGTCTGCAGCTCCTCAAGCATCACGTCTGCATTTTTCCCAACCACGATTCCCAAAGAAAGAGGGCAAAGCGAGGGAGAGGAGTGCCACTGCCATGCAACCCTGCAATCGCTAACCACAGCGATGGGCGAGCAGGATGGCTTGCAACAGGGGCTCTAGGGTTTAGATTTTGA